The window AGAGAAGACAACAAGGGAGTGAAAAATATTTACATGAAATATCTTAAAGGTGCATGACTATGATAGATGATGTTAGGGATATAATTGAAAGAGGAATTCTTTCTTTGCATGATGCTCTTCCTGAAATAAGGGAACTTGCATCCAGTGATGATTGGAGAAAACGGGAAGATGCAGCTACTGCACTGGTAGAGATCACCAAAAAGAGGAAAGATGAAGTTGTAAGTGAGATGATAATATGGGCAGAGGAAAAAGACCCCAATATTCGCAGAGTCTCAAGTGAAGGATTGAGGGGTGTAGCGAGAAGAAATCCAGAGAAGATTTTACCAGTAATTGAAAAACTGAAAACTGACAATAGCCTTTATGTCAGAAAGTCCGTTGCTGCTCTTCTTAGGGCGATAAGCAAGAAAAATCCTGAATTTGTGGCGGATTTATGCAGAAAATGGGCAAAACTGAAAAATAAAAATACTAACTGGATAATAACACAGGGTATAAAGAAGTTATCAAAAGAGCAGCAGGAAGAATTAAAATCTTTATTAGATTAGGTGAATAAAATGGTTAATGAAATCAAAGTTAAATCAATACTAAACAAACACAAAAAGAGGGATGATTGGTTTTTGGACGATTATTCAGTAAATCCTTATTCGGGTTGTTCTTTCAACTGTATTTACTGCTACATAAGAGGGAGTAAATATGGAGAAAATATGGCAAAGACTTTATCGGCAAAAATAAACGCCCCGGAACTTCTGGAAAAACAGCTTTCAAGAAGAGCAAAGAGAGGAGAATATGGAATTATTGCTTTGTCATCTTCAACGGAGCCCTACATGCCAATTGAAGAAAAACTGAAGTTGACAAGAAAATTGCTTGAGATAATTCTGAAGTATAGATTTCCTGTTGAAATTGCTACTAAATCAAAACTTGTTTTGAGGGATTTGGATTTATTAAAAGAGATCGCTAAGAATGCAATTTTGCCAGATGATTTGGAACCTAAACTGAAACATGGGGCAATTATTTCCTTTTCCATCTCAACTCTGGACGAGAAATTGGCAAAAATTCTTGAACCGGGAGCTCCTAAACCTATAGAGAGATTGGATGCGATGAAAAGATGTAAAGAGAGGGGATTTTTTACTGGAATATGTTTTATTCCCGTTTTGCCATTTTTATCAGATTCTGAGGAACAAGTTGAGGAAACGATAAAAACTGTGAAGGAATATGGAGCAGATTTCATTTTTGTTGGTGGCTTAACTTTATTTGGTAAGGGGCCAGCGGATTGTAAGACTCTTTATTATAAATTCTTGGAAAAATATCATCCTGAGCTTGTGCCAAAATATAAGAGTTTATACAGAATCTTTTTTGCACCATCAAAAGAATATCAAAAAGAGCTTGAAGAAAAATCAAGGAGGTTGTGTGAGAGATATGGAATTAAAAATGGGATTATCTAATGACGGTTTTGGGGCGGAACGCTTCGTCGCTTCGCTCCTCGCCCTCACTTCGTTCGGGTCATATAACACGGGCTATACGGCTCACTCCGTTCGCCCAAATTTCGCCTTACGGCGAAACTTCACATATCCCCAAAACGTTAAGTGAAATACCCAAGCCCGCCTTGGGAAAGGATTTAAAAGTTGAAGCAAAACAATAAAACTGGGTACGATATGATAAAAGATATATCAGTTGATGAAATAAAAAGAACTCTTAAAAAATATAAAAGTGAGCTAAAAGAGAAATTCGGAGTTAAAGAGATTGGTGTGTTTGGCTCCTATGTAAGAAGAGAACAGAAAAAAGGCAGTGATATTGACATCCTCGTTGAATTTCATCCAGATACTGAGATGGACTTAATAAAATTTGTTGAACTCGAAGAATATCTATCTAAACTATTAGGAATAAAAGTTGATCTGGTAATGAAATCTGCTCTTAAACCACGGATAGGAAAGCGGATATTGAAAGAGGTAGTTTATATATGAAAAGAGAAGCCGGCGACTTTATTGAAGATATTATCAATGATCATATCAATGATCAATGCGATGAATAAAGCGTTAAAGTTTGTTGAGGGGATGTCTTATGAAGAGTTTGCCAAAGATGACAAAACCGTTTTTGCTGTTATTAGAGCTATTGAAATAATCGGAGAGGCTGTAAAAAAATATACCCGAAGATATAAGGAAAGAGTATCCCGAAATTCCCTGGAAGGGGATGGCTGGGATGAGAGACAAAGTTATTCACGGGTATTTTGGAGTAGATATCAAAGTTGTGTGGGATACTGTTACAAAGAGAATTCCGGGACTTAAACCACTGGTTGAGAAGATGTTAGAAGAGCTGGAGGAGAAATAGATCTGACGTTAGGCAGACTCGGGCACTCTGCAGTGCTTCGCACTTGCCTTTCGGGTCATATAACAAGCGGAATATCTGGCTTCAGATATCCACCAACCCTTAACTGAAATGCTGTGCCTGAGAAAGACAAAAAGGATGGGCAAGGAAACTTTATAGCTGGAAAGGGGTTTAACATAACTATGATAAAGATCATTACCATTTGTTTACCACTACCTTATAAGTTAGGTACCGTAAATTGCTACCTCATAGAAACCGACATCGGCTATATTCTGATCGACACAGGGTGCTCAAATAAGCGCACCGAGCTTGAAAAAGAACTTGAAAGAGCGGGGTGTAAACCCGGCAATCTCAAACTCATCGTTTTAACCCATGGAGATTTTGACCACACAGGTAATGCAGCTCATCTCCGTGAAAAGTTCGGTGCAAGGATAGCGATGCATCATGATGATTCGGGAATGAGCGAACGTGGAGACATGTTCTGGAACAGAAGAAAAGGCAATATTCTCCTTGGAATGATAGCTCGTATCCTGTTCAGATTTGGCAAAAAGGAAAGATTCAAACCAGATTTATATATTGATGAGGGATACGATCTCTCTGAATACGGACTCGATGCAAAAGTTCTTCATATTCCAGGCCACTCAAAAGGTTCAATAGGAATCCTGACAGCCAATGGCGACCTGTTTTGCGGAGATTTGCTTGAAAATAAAGACAAACCAGTTCTCAGCTCTATTATGGACGACTTAACAACGGCAAATGCCAGTGTTGAGAAACTGAAAAGATTGGAAATAAAAACTGTTTATCTAGGGCATGGAAAGCCCTTCCCGATGGAACTGTTTATGAAACATCACCGAAAAAGGGATAAAGAGGAAAATTAAATGTCTCAATTAAAACAAAATCCGCTTATTGGTGTCGAAACTGCAAATTCCAGCTGGAATTGGCTCTACAGAGTCGCAGGAGTGGCTGCCCTGATCTCATTAGTGATTATCCCGATCCAGGTCATCATCTTCATCGTCTCGCCGCCACCAACCACTGCAATCGGTTGGTTCACCCTGTTTCAAAACAATAAGCTCCTGGGGCTCCTGGCTTTTGAACTCTTGATTATTGTCAGCAATGCTCTTGCGATTCCGATATATCTCGCATTCTACGCCGCCCTCAGACGAGTCAGTGAATCTTTCATGGCCATCGCCACGGTCATCGGCTTGGTGGGGATTGTGGCTTCCTTCGTAGCGAGACCCGCCTTCGAAATGCTTTACCTCAGCGACCAATACGCGGCTGCCACAACAGATTCGCAATCCATGTTCCTGGCAGCAGGGGAGGTTATGATTGCCATGTCCAAGGGCACTGCTTCTCATTTGAGTTACATCTTCGCGGCCTTAGCCCCTCTGATAATCTCGGTTGTCATGCTGCGGAGCAATATCTTCAGCAAGGCAACTGCTTATATTGGAATTCTGGCAAATGTGATTGCATTGGGCTTTTACGTGCCAGAGATAGGCATCATTTTTGGAATCATTTCTGTCTGCCCGTTTTTGATGATATGGGAGATCCTGATTGCCCGAAGGTTCTTCCAGTTAGGGCGCGGTATCTCTAAAGAGGAGGCAAATCGGATTGGAGGTATGTCTCGATGAAAGCATTGGTAATTTACGATTCGGTTTTTGGCAATACAGAGCAAATAGCCCAAGTGATTGGTAACGCGATGGGTTCCCAAGCAGAGGTCAACATACTTCGTGTGGGTAATGTGAAGCCAGAACATTTGACAGGTTTGGACGTGCTCATCGTCGGCTCTCCTACCCGGGGATTCAAACCTACAAAAGCGATTACAAATTTTCTGAAAAGAATTCCAAAAAATGGTCTAAAAGGTGTCAAGGTAGCTGCATTTGATACCAGGTTTACAATGAGTGCTATAGAAGAATCACGCGTGTTACCATTTTTTGTAAGATTATTTGGCTATGCCGCCAAGCCGATCTCAGACAGACTCAAGAAAAAAGGGGGAGAATTGATCATCCCTCCTGAAGGGTTCTTTGTAGAAGGGGTAGAAGGTCCACTGAAAGAAGGCGAACTTGAACGAGCTGCGGATTGGGCAAAGCAAATCATAGCAACACAATAAATCGCCCAACAACCGCATGGAGCTGACACTCGAAGATGTTAAAGAAGTCGACCTTGAAAAGTTAGCGGATTGTTATGCAATGTTGATAGGGTTGCCAAATCATTGGGGTGGGCCTTCTCGAACTATTAGAAAGTTTATTGATAAGCTTGACAAACTTGACTTGAAGGCGAAGTGGTTCGCTGTTTTCGATACCTATCTTGGGGGAGATTTCGAGAAGGCTGTGAAGAAAATGGAGAAGAGAATAGGCGAAAAGATTCCTAGCCTGAAGCTAATAACTTCTGGCTTATCCATAAAGGTTGAGGGAATGAAGAGTCCTGTCATAGAAGAAGAGTATCTCAGGTGCAAGGATTTCGGAAAGAAAATAGCGAATCAACTTCTGAGGTGTTAAAATGGGAATAAAGATATATCTATATGCTCTTGGGATTTGGCTCATATTTGTTGCTGCGGGTATCTTGAACGGAGTATTTAGGGAGTCATTTATCACACCTAAGATAGGAGAACATACAGGTCACATTATCAGCACAGTCATTCTTATCTGTGTTATCTTAGCGGTGACGTATCTATTTATCAGCAATTTGAAAATCAACTACACTAAGACAGACCTGCTTTTGATTGGTATGTTTTGGACTATATTAACCATTTTGTTTGAATTTGGCTTCGGTCACTATGTTATAGGTCATTCATGGAGTAAGTTATTTGCAGATTACAACATCCTTAAAGGGAGAGTATGGAGTCTTGTATTATTAACTACGTTCATCGCACCATTGTTAATTGGCTACATTCTGAAGAGGTAGGTTTGGAGAATATGAAAGTTAAAAGAGGCGGGTGTTCAATATCGCCTAACAGAACATAAAAGGTATACGCTGTGTCTGTGGGCTAACCTAATTTCTGCCTCACAAAAACTGCTTAATATCATGGTCTTTCCAGAGATAAATCATAAAGAAAGTTTCACCCCCTCCTGAACGCTTCCATCGCTTCTCTAAATCTTACAACAGACTCAGGATCTGATGCAAAGTGGAGATGCATGTACGAAGCAAGTGTTCCGCCCTGGATGATCCCATCATGTTTGCCATCGATCCCATTTCCCCGTAGCATCCTGTATGCAAACCGCAAATCTTCCGGCGGATCATGAACCGCTGTATAGTGAAACTCATGACCCAGTACACGCTTTCCTTTTGCAAATAATACTGAGTCGTTTATCGTCTCTGCAACCGTGAACTTGACGTGCCTTCCATTCATACCCGACTCAATCGGCAGGAAACCAACCCCTCTCGATCCAGCGAGTTTTTTTCCGAGATAAATTAAACCACCACACTCTGCAATTGTCGGGATTCCATCATCAAGCACTCTCTGCAGGTCTTTAAGCATACTCTCATTTCTTGAAAGCTCTTTTGCGAATACCTCAGGGTAGCCCCCTCCAATATAAAGCCCATCAAGTTGGGGAAGTCTTTTGTCACTCAGTGGGCTGAAAAATACAGGTTCACAGCCGTTTATGCGCAGAAGGTCGAGCGAATCCTCGTAATAGAAGTTGAAGGCATCGTCGTATGCAACCCCCACCCTGAAGATACCATCACCAATGCCCTCTTGCCTTAAAAAAACCACAGGGGCTTCCGTCTCTATTTCTGGAGCACTCTCTGCGATCTCAAGGATTCTGTCAAGATCTACGTACGTCTCGATAACAGAGCGAATCCCCTCAAGCTCAATTCCTGACTCAACCATCGGAATAAGTCCAAGATGTCTGTCACAGATCTCCATCTCTTCGGATCTGGGGATTGCACCAATCACACTGACCCCTGCGAGATCCTCGACCGCGGTAACCACCTTCTTTCTGTGCTCCTCGCCGGCGATATTGTTCAGGATTACACCTTTTATCATAACCTCACGATCAAAGGATTTAAACCCGTGAACGATCGCTGCGGCGCTCTTTGTAATACTCTTTGCATTCACGATCAGGATTACGGGGGCTTTCAGGATCTTTGCAATATGCGCTGTGCTCCCCTCTTCCTGATGTATCGAGATCCCCTCAAATAACCCTCTTACACCTTCGATGATCGATAAATCCTTGCTGGTGCTGTTTCGAAAGAAGATCTCTTTTATTGTCGCTGGTGTCATCAGCACACTGTCAATATTTCGAGATGAATGCCCTGTTGCCTTGCGGTGGTATCCGGGATCGATATAATCAGGTCCGACCTTATAACCCTGGACATCAAAACCACGCCCTGTCAGGGCTGACATCACGCCTGTTGTGATTGTGGTCTTCCCGACGCCGCTACCCGATCCTGCAAATATGATTCTTGGAAATTTCATCTGCTTTTCAGCCTATATAGGTCAGATCCTCCTTCTTTTCTGCCCCTCCGTCCTCTGCATCTTTCTGTGCCACGCCAGGCACATTTATGGTACCGAACTTCCGCTCATAGTTCGCAACATTCTCTTTGAACGCCTGTAAGAAGACCTTTGCATGATTCGGGCTGAGTTTTATCCTTGTGAGTACCTCGAAAGTTTCCTTCTCAGGTATAAAGACTCCGAAGTCGATCGTAAAGTCATGGAGGCTGTTTGAGATCCTTGCAACATTTGAATAGATCCCTTCAAGCTTATCTTCCGATATATTGAACTTAATCGAACTGATATCTGATTTACCCTTTAGTAGTTTATTTCCCATCAAAACCCACCTATAACATCTGTTGAATCTGTGATTTCACCAACTATATTGGTTTTCATCATATCTTTAATCTTATCTGGATCTTTTTCTCGATTCAGAAGCCACATAAGCTTTATAAGTGCAACTTCAGGAAGCATATCCTCCCCTTCAATTACACCAAGCTTGAGAAGGTCGCGGCCTGTATCATAGACCCTGTCACATACCCTGCCATAGAGACACTGTGAGGTCATAACCACGATAACACCAGCATCAATGAGGTGTCCTATCGCATCAAACCAGGTGCTCGATGTATGACCAAGCCCTGTCCCTTCGATCACAACGCCTCTGTAACCTCGTTCCCTGTAAAAGTCGAGGATTTCTGGGTCTGCACCAGGATAGAACTTGACAAGTGCAACTCGCTCTTCTAAACCATCATAGAGTGCTAAAGCCACCTCTCCCCGTTTTGTATGTGATTCTTCTATCTCAATTTTGAGGTCTGGATAACTCACCTTTCCTATCGGATTTACATTGATCGATCTGAACGCATCCCTGCGTGATGTGTGCATCTTTCGAACCTTGACGCCCCTGTGGATCAAACAAAGATCATCAGAGGTTGAGCCGTGCATCACACAGACAACCTCTGCAATATCTGAGGTTGCAACCTTCGCGGCGGCAAGCGCATTCATCACATTATCGCTCGATGGTCTGTCTGCACTGCGCTGTGAGCCCACGAGTACGATCGGAACAGGAGTTCGCACCATGAATGCAAGCGCAGCGGCTGTGAATCCAAGCGTATCTGTTCCATGTGTTATGATGATTCCTTCTGCACCATCTTTGATCTTCTCATAAACCCGTCTTGCAAGCTCAATCCAGTAAGAAACCTGCATATTCTCGCTCAGGATGTTGTAAACAACCTCTGCATCGAAATTTGCGATTTTTTCAAGCTCTGGAATCGCCTGAAGGATCTCACTTGCAGTAAACTGGCTTGTAACCGCACCGGTTCTGTAGTCCACTCTGCATGCGATCGTACCGCCTGTCGAGAGGATAACAAGATTTGGAAGCGATGAGTCGCGATGATACTCATATTGCTGCGCGTTCTCAGCCTTTTCAACCTCTCGCGACTCAAGTATCTTCACCCGGTCCTTCTTAAGACCGATATTATACCCATTTGAAAGCTTGATCACAAGATGATCAGTGGCACCTGGCAGGAGTGTACCTTCATAGATTTTTCCTCCACGTTCCAGGCGCACCCATGATCCCTCTTCAATCTTCATTCTCTGAGTCTCTTCCAGATTTCATCTCCCCTGGTCAATCCTTCATATCCTCTTGCCATCATCAGTGCATCTGTTATCGCGATCATGACCATCGCCTCTGCTACAGGGTAGATTCTTGGACAGATCGTGGCATCTCGCCTTGTTATCGGCGCCAGGGTCGTCTCCTCCATCTTCCTGATATCTACCGTCTTCTGCGGAAGTGAGATCGTTGGTGTGGGTTTCACGGCAATCCTCACAACAATATCCTCTCCATTTGATATTCCGCCGGAGAAGCCGCCAGAGTTGTTCGTTCTGAACCTCACCCTTCCTTCATCGTCTATGTATGGGAGATCGTTACACTCAGATCCCTTCATCCGTGCTGCTTCAAAGCCTGCACCAACCTCAACGCCTGTAACCGCACCGATTGACATAAGCCCGTGTGCGATCGTTGCCCTGAGCTTATCAAATACAGGTTCGCCAAGCCCTGGTGGCACACCCCTTGCAATGACCTCGATGATCCCACCGCATGTATCACCCTCGTCTTTGACCTCAAGAATCTTCTCGATCATACGTTCGGCAGCCTCAAGATCGGGGCAGTTGAGTTCGTTCTTTCGGTAATTTGCTTTGATCTCCTCGAAGGTCATCTCTTTTGCCCTTATCCCATAGCTCTCCTTGACATAACCGATCACCTCGATTCCTTCCTGAAGCAGGATCTGCTTTGCAACGGCTCCACCTGCGACCCTTCCAACCGTCTCCCTGCCGCTTGCCCTTCCTGCACCACACCAGTCTGCATACCCGCCATACTTGACAAAGAATGTATACTCTGCATGTCCAGGGCGGATCTCATCCTTGTAATCACGGTACTGCTGGATGTGAATATCCTGCGTATCCACGTTGTAAACGAGAAGCCCCACCGGTGCACCCGATGTGTACCCTTCCTGATTCATGCCTGCAACGATCTCGACCTGATCTGTCTCCTTACGGGGTGAGTCGAGTTCACTCTGACCTGGACGTCGCTTATCAAGCTCCTCCTGAATCATTTCGTTGGTAAGTTTAAGCCCTGGTGGAACACCATCAACGATGGTAAAAAGTGCTCTGCCATAGGATTCACCGCATGTTGTAACCCTGAACATCCTTCCGAATGTGTTTCCAAGCATATCTTTTGACCTCCTAAGTGATCAAATCACGTCATGCATGTTTATGAACTTTACCAGAGAGGAATAGTATCTGACGCAGAAGTTCCAAAAATTAAAATACAGGATCTTATAGAGTATGTTACTATGAAAGAGTTAACGGTAGATGAGAAAGCAGCATCACTTCTGGGGAAGGCAAAAAAGGATGACGTTGAGATTGTCTGGGATCGTTTTGAGCGGCAGGGGGATAAATGCAACTTTGGAGAGCTTGGGATATGCTGCAGAAACTGCAATATGGGACCGTGCAGACTCACACATCCCTCGCTACCGGTGCATCTGAGGAAGGGGCCATTTGCGACAAAGGCAGAGAAAGGAGTGTGTGGTGCAGGATATGATACGATCGTTGCGAAAAACCTCACAAAGGCCATTGCAGCAGGTGCTGCAGCACATTCAGATCACGGAAGAGATGTAGCAGAAACGTTACTTCTTGTAGCAGCGAATAAGGCATCGGGCTATACAATCAAGGACGAAAAGAAACTTGACGCCCTTGCATCAGAGTTTGGAATTGATACAGCAGGCAAGAGTAAAGAAGAGATCGCAGGAGAGCTTGCACGTGCCGTGCTTGATGAGTTCGGGACGCTCAAGGGTAGATTGCAGTTTGTTGAGCGTGCACCTGAGGCAAGACGGAAAGTCTGGCAGGATCACGGGATCACACCACGCGGTATCGATCGTGAGATCGTTGAGATGATGCACAGGCTACATATCGGGGTTGATAACGAATATGTGAGCCTGATCCTGCAGGGGTTAAGGGTAGCCATATCAGATGGCTGGGGTGGATCGATGGTAGCAACAGAACTTTCTGATGTCCTCTTTGGAACACCAAAACCTGTAAAGTCGAGTGTAAATCTCGGGGTACTTGATGAGAAAAAGGTCAATATCATTGTACACGGACACGAACCGATCCTCTCTGAGATGATCGCGGATGCAGCAGAAGATCCTGAGCTCATTGAACTTGCAAAGAGCGCAGGTGCCGAGGGTATCAATCTATGTGGAATCTGCTGCACTGCAAATGAGCTGCTGATGCGTCGTGGAATCCCAATTGCAGGAAACTTCCTCAATCAGGAACTTGCACTCATCACAGGGGTTGTTGAAGCGATGATCGTTGACGTACAGTGCATAATGCCATCACTCGGCGAGATTGCAAAGTGCTATCATACACTGCTCATCTCAACATCCTCAAAGGCAAAGTTCCCCCATGCTGAGCATATCGAGTTTGATGTAACACGGGGCAAGGAGATTGGAAAGGAGATCGTAAAACAGGCAGTTCTGAACTTCAAGAGCCGTAACCCTGATCGAGTTCAGGTGCCTTCAGATCCCGTTGAGATGATGGCGGGATTCAGTGCTGAGGCAATCATCGAGGCACTTGGTGGAAGCCTGACGCCGCTCATCGACGTGATAAAAGCGGGTAAGATCAGGGGGATTGCTGCACTCGTTGGTTGCAACAATCCGAAGGTCACACAGGATAAGAATCATACCGTGATCGCAAAAGAACTCATCAAGAGAAATATACTTGTGGTTGAGACAGGGTGCAGCGCAATCGCCTGTGCAAAGGCAGGCATGCTTCTCCCAAGTGCTGCAGAGATGGCAGGAGAAGGGCTTAAGGCAGTCTGCAACTCACTCGGCATCCCACCGGTTCTTCACATGGGCTCGTGTGTTGATATAAGCAGGATACTCGTTGTTGCAGGTGCAATCGCAGATGAACTCGGTGTTGACATCTCGGATCTACCCATTGCAGCCGCAGCACCTGAGTGGATGAGTGAGAAAGCAGTGAGTATCGGCGCTTATGCGGTTGCATCAGGAATTTACACACTCCTTGGCGTATCTCCTGCAATCTTTGGAAGTTCCAATGTCGTTGAACTCCTGACAGCAGGTGCTGAGGATGTTGTTGGTGGCAAATTTGCAGTTGAATCCGATCCAGTAAAAGCGGCTGATATGATCGCGAATGTGATCGAAGATAAGCGCATGAGTCTCGGAATTTGATGAATAAAACGCACGCTATTTGATCTGTAACAACGGACTGTTCCTGTTGATATGGCAGATCGCAACCGCTATTGCATCTGCTGTATCATCAGGCTTTGGTATATCGTGCAGATTAAGAAGCAGACGCACCATCTCCCCAACCTGGGCTTTCTTTGCTTTCCCATACCCAGTTATTGCCTGTTTAACCTCAAGTGGGGTGTACGAAAAAGTTTCAACCCCCATCGTCACAGTAGCGAGCATTAGAACTCCTCTTGCTTCGCTCACGTCCATAGCGGTTTTTGCGTTCGCATAAAAGTAGAGCCGTTCAATTCCAGCTTCATCGGGGTTAAAACGGTCGATGATTGCAGATATTTCGTCATAGATCATCTTGAGTCGTTTAGCATGTTCCATCTTTGCAGGGGTGCTTATATAACCACAATCAAGAAGCCTCATCAAATTGTTGCTCGATTCAACAACCCCCCATCCAGTGGTTGCAGTTCCAGGATCAATTCCAAGTACAACAAGTGGCCTACCAGAGCGTCCTGGCATCAATAATCCCCTCCTCCGTGACAATCGCAGAGACAAGCTCAAGCGGTGTTGCATCAAATGCAAAGTTCAAAACATCAACTCCATCAGGGGCGTTCTTGATTCCCTTGAAGTATCGAAGCTCATCCCCATCTCGCTCTTCAACCTTTATATCTGCTTCTGTGTGATTAAGATCGAACGTCGAGGTTGGTGCTGCAACATAGAAGGGTATCCCGTGATGCTTTGCATTTACAGCATGTGAGTATGTCCCGATCTTGTTAAATACCGCATCTTTGACGATTCTGTCCGCACCAACAATCACCTTGTCGATTAGCCCACGTTGCATGAGATATGCGGCAGATGAGTCGGTTATGAGCGTGACAGGTATTTTATCTTCCATAAGTTCCCATGCTGTGATCCTTGAGCCCTGATTGAGCGGACGGGTCTCACATGCAATCCACATTTTGGATATAACATATTTTCCTCCGTCTTAATTCATTTTTTTCTATCATCGTATTCAAAGGTACACTTCTATCCGTTGAGGAATTGCTGAGCATCCGCTTTGTCGTTTTCCGCTCATTTTGTTTAATCCTCCTCAAATATGCCACACATGAAACATACGAAAGCACCTATTATACATGCTTTTCCTAGGAGAAGGTTACCACCCCACCAAGCCGCAAAAGTAGCGTCATTCGATAGTCGCGCCCATCCCACAAAAATAATCGTACTGAGATAACTCAGCAGAGGCCCCATCAAAAGAACGAACCCTGATGCATACCATTGGATTTTATTCATGTGATTTTCCTCCAATCAATTAGTCAAACCCACTATAACTGTAGCTTATCACTAAATTACCGCCCACTTCTCTTAAATAAAGTGTATCACCATCATTGTTCCATATTGCGTTACATGTATGACCGCTGCTATTC of the Candidatus Syntrophoarchaeum caldarius genome contains:
- a CDS encoding carbon-monoxide dehydrogenase, catalytic subunit, with translation MHVYELYQRGIVSDAEVPKIKIQDLIEYVTMKELTVDEKAASLLGKAKKDDVEIVWDRFERQGDKCNFGELGICCRNCNMGPCRLTHPSLPVHLRKGPFATKAEKGVCGAGYDTIVAKNLTKAIAAGAAAHSDHGRDVAETLLLVAANKASGYTIKDEKKLDALASEFGIDTAGKSKEEIAGELARAVLDEFGTLKGRLQFVERAPEARRKVWQDHGITPRGIDREIVEMMHRLHIGVDNEYVSLILQGLRVAISDGWGGSMVATELSDVLFGTPKPVKSSVNLGVLDEKKVNIIVHGHEPILSEMIADAAEDPELIELAKSAGAEGINLCGICCTANELLMRRGIPIAGNFLNQELALITGVVEAMIVDVQCIMPSLGEIAKCYHTLLISTSSKAKFPHAEHIEFDVTRGKEIGKEIVKQAVLNFKSRNPDRVQVPSDPVEMMAGFSAEAIIEALGGSLTPLIDVIKAGKIRGIAALVGCNNPKVTQDKNHTVIAKELIKRNILVVETGCSAIACAKAGMLLPSAAEMAGEGLKAVCNSLGIPPVLHMGSCVDISRILVVAGAIADELGVDISDLPIAAAAPEWMSEKAVSIGAYAVASGIYTLLGVSPAIFGSSNVVELLTAGAEDVVGGKFAVESDPVKAADMIANVIEDKRMSLGI
- a CDS encoding Holliday junction resolvase, translated to MPGRSGRPLVVLGIDPGTATTGWGVVESSNNLMRLLDCGYISTPAKMEHAKRLKMIYDEISAIIDRFNPDEAGIERLYFYANAKTAMDVSEARGVLMLATVTMGVETFSYTPLEVKQAITGYGKAKKAQVGEMVRLLLNLHDIPKPDDTADAIAVAICHINRNSPLLQIK
- a CDS encoding Initiation factor 2B alpha/beta/delta — its product is MWIACETRPLNQGSRITAWELMEDKIPVTLITDSSAAYLMQRGLIDKVIVGADRIVKDAVFNKIGTYSHAVNAKHHGIPFYVAAPTSTFDLNHTEADIKVEERDGDELRYFKGIKNAPDGVDVLNFAFDATPLELVSAIVTEEGIIDARTLW